A window of Edaphobacter lichenicola contains these coding sequences:
- a CDS encoding TonB-dependent receptor domain-containing protein, with protein MSRSCSNRNRIVPGYLDGLADGATNSAWGHLLLDSNSFVIGWTHVFRRSVLNDLRLGFIRDHALSEQLPFSLPQTASEYISGIPNVPTSGGGLPLVKFSTSYAFLGSPIYLPKEQIPQQFQYNDTLVVSAGKHNLKFGVAASAPMRNLFQDEAAVRGSLDFEATFTHFAYADGLLGLANQVQLTNSDVVDQRLWLAAGFLQDDWRILPQLTLNLGLRYEFSTPPTEGRNHIANFDPDGNGSLVFAHPGSLASRALVNPNTTNFGPRVASLIRWVAAQCFVADTEFTTRPSSALE; from the coding sequence ATGTCCAGGAGCTGCTCGAACCGCAACCGCATCGTGCCGGGCTATCTGGACGGGCTGGCGGATGGGGCGACTAACTCGGCATGGGGGCATCTCCTTCTCGACTCCAATAGCTTCGTGATCGGTTGGACGCATGTCTTTCGTCGGTCCGTTCTGAACGATCTCCGCCTGGGATTTATCCGGGATCATGCGTTGAGTGAACAACTTCCGTTTTCTCTCCCACAGACAGCAAGCGAGTACATTTCCGGGATACCTAATGTTCCTACGTCGGGCGGCGGTTTGCCCCTAGTGAAGTTCAGCACCTCGTATGCCTTCCTTGGATCGCCCATTTATCTGCCCAAGGAGCAGATTCCGCAACAGTTTCAATACAACGACACGCTCGTCGTCTCAGCGGGCAAACACAATCTCAAGTTTGGAGTGGCTGCGTCGGCGCCGATGCGGAATCTCTTTCAGGACGAAGCCGCCGTGCGAGGCTCGCTGGATTTCGAAGCGACCTTTACACACTTTGCTTATGCTGACGGATTGCTTGGGCTGGCGAACCAAGTGCAACTGACTAATAGCGACGTGGTCGACCAGCGCCTGTGGCTGGCTGCCGGCTTTCTCCAGGATGACTGGAGAATCCTTCCGCAGCTTACGTTGAATCTCGGACTACGGTACGAATTTTCTACGCCACCAACCGAGGGACGAAACCACATCGCGAACTTTGATCCTGATGGAAACGGGTCATTGGTATTCGCGCACCCTGGCTCACTGGCGAGTCGCGCTCTGGTGAACCCAAACACCACGAACTTTGGTCCGAGAGTGGCGTCGCTTATTCGTTGGGTGGCCGCTCAGTGCTTCGTGGCGGATACGGAATTTACTACACGTCCTTCGAGCGCTTTGGAGTGA
- a CDS encoding carboxypeptidase-like regulatory domain-containing protein, translating to MRRALGFLYLFVVLCYSSRNLLGQVNTASLSGLVTDSSGSAMAGVQVRSLNRSTGYSREVATDHSGYYTLPSMPIGSYAVAVQGEGLPRRRKASN from the coding sequence ATGCGACGTGCCCTTGGTTTCCTTTATCTGTTTGTTGTTCTCTGTTACAGCTCCAGGAACCTTTTGGGGCAGGTTAATACGGCCAGTCTCAGCGGTCTCGTTACGGACTCGTCCGGATCGGCGATGGCAGGCGTTCAGGTGAGGTCTCTAAATCGATCGACAGGATACTCCCGAGAGGTTGCCACAGATCACTCAGGTTATTACACGTTACCGAGCATGCCGATTGGCAGCTACGCCGTAGCGGTGCAAGGGGAAGGGTTGCCAAGACGGAGGAAAGCGTCGAACTGA
- a CDS encoding TonB-dependent receptor plug domain-containing protein — MISRWRLASIGQTIGHQTINDLPLETRNWGSLGQLAAGVATAPIGQNGGTPENTFYSVNGVQLYQNDFRLNGINNNIEFFGDSSVGTDATITPPPDAIQEFKLQTGDYNAEFGHSTGGVKRRTFRRTT; from the coding sequence TTGATATCTCGCTGGCGCCTGGCGTCAATCGGGCAGACGATCGGTCACCAGACCATCAACGATCTGCCTCTCGAGACGCGCAATTGGGGCTCTTTAGGACAACTCGCAGCCGGCGTGGCGACGGCTCCGATCGGACAAAACGGTGGAACCCCGGAGAACACATTTTACTCTGTCAATGGCGTTCAGTTGTACCAGAATGACTTCCGGTTAAATGGCATCAATAACAACATCGAGTTTTTTGGGGACAGTTCGGTAGGGACTGATGCCACCATCACCCCTCCTCCTGATGCGATCCAGGAATTCAAACTACAGACCGGCGACTACAACGCCGAATTCGGACACTCGACCGGCGGAGTCAAACGCCGTACGTTCAGACGTACAACCTGA
- a CDS encoding Plug domain-containing protein yields MNENGNSDLSRDDTSLSTVIDQNTIANTPLYLRNWDDLLRTVPGVQISRYTEQAGSSAPGRTGDFNVNGVHSLQNNFILDGVDNNTFSENVQELLEPQPHRAGLSGRAGGWGD; encoded by the coding sequence GTGAACGAGAACGGCAACAGCGATCTGTCGCGCGATGACACATCACTCAGCACTGTCATCGACCAGAACACTATTGCCAACACGCCGCTCTATCTTCGCAACTGGGACGACCTGCTTCGCACTGTTCCCGGAGTGCAGATCAGCCGCTATACGGAACAGGCAGGGAGCAGCGCCCCCGGACGCACTGGCGACTTCAATGTCAACGGCGTCCACTCGCTGCAGAATAATTTCATTCTCGACGGCGTCGATAACAATACGTTCTCTGAAAATGTCCAGGAGCTGCTCGAACCGCAACCGCATCGTGCCGGGCTATCTGGACGGGCTGGCGGATGGGGCGACTAA
- a CDS encoding LytR/AlgR family response regulator transcription factor, which produces MMIHAILADDEVLARQKLRQLLRDEPEIEIVGEGASASETIDLVRATGPELLFLDIRMPGMDGFDIIGKLSVGSDSVVPRIIFTTAYDCYALRAFEIHAVDYLLKPFTSERLHSAVQRAREQIYATKQDAGRSNGRSSQNASYTTRIVFKSRGRILFLPVSDIRWIGAEENYVRICTETEKHLLRETMSHLEEKLDPQMFLRVHRSAIVNLQYLKEVRTEPSGEFTVVLVNGQKIAMSRSYHARISDWLARS; this is translated from the coding sequence ATGATGATCCACGCTATCCTGGCCGACGATGAAGTCTTAGCGAGACAGAAGCTGCGCCAGTTGCTTCGCGACGAGCCTGAGATCGAAATTGTCGGTGAAGGAGCATCAGCTTCTGAAACGATCGACCTGGTGCGTGCTACTGGACCGGAGTTACTTTTTCTCGATATCCGCATGCCAGGAATGGACGGCTTCGATATCATCGGCAAGCTCTCTGTCGGTAGCGACTCCGTCGTTCCCCGCATCATCTTCACGACCGCGTACGACTGCTATGCGTTACGTGCGTTTGAGATACACGCAGTAGACTACCTACTCAAACCGTTTACCTCCGAGCGCTTGCATTCGGCGGTGCAGCGTGCCCGTGAGCAGATCTACGCTACAAAGCAAGATGCCGGACGCAGCAATGGGCGCAGTAGCCAGAACGCGAGCTATACAACACGTATTGTCTTCAAGTCTCGTGGGCGCATCCTCTTTCTCCCCGTCTCCGACATCCGATGGATTGGAGCGGAAGAAAATTATGTGCGCATTTGCACGGAAACGGAAAAGCACCTGCTGCGGGAGACAATGAGTCATCTGGAAGAAAAGCTTGACCCACAAATGTTCCTGCGCGTGCATCGTTCCGCCATCGTCAATTTGCAGTACTTGAAGGAAGTGCGTACGGAACCCAGCGGCGAATTCACGGTTGTGCTGGTAAATGGCCAGAAAATTGCCATGAGTCGCAGCTATCATGCTCGAATCAGCGATTGGCTGGCTCGTAGTTGA
- a CDS encoding outer membrane beta-barrel protein, protein MNRQVTAAAGVPALVARDGFSSNFLNPNMIDYSNLQGFHIRAVNPHAPSPTVQQWSFGLQREFGNRWTMQLDYVGTKSTHLDLIYDYNQRFVVANKSTGITPYPNFGYIEYTTPAGFGNYNGLQGSVSRRTSQGLTLRAGLTYSRSLDDTPEELETSSGGAPNGRNLGAWCGPSDFNIPLRISGNFIYELPFGHGKTMLHRGPLAWLLGDFRTSGVYTFYSGIPYQVNAGSALANSIDAYGAATNVPNVIGKPHAVGKVDCWFYTSQNQPAEPTNPTLQTAIAFPVQVQLEISEGTHCRDRIPTILTPRCCVRSLWTERIWRFAGRSSTWPILRSSDNPTATSAVESPDRLPLSRAIRERCSSRYVSRFE, encoded by the coding sequence GTGAATCGACAGGTCACGGCTGCTGCCGGCGTTCCCGCTCTCGTCGCGAGAGACGGTTTTTCGTCCAACTTCCTGAATCCAAACATGATCGATTACAGCAACCTGCAAGGCTTCCACATTCGCGCCGTGAACCCGCATGCGCCATCCCCCACAGTGCAACAGTGGAGCTTCGGTCTGCAAAGGGAGTTCGGCAATCGTTGGACCATGCAGCTCGATTACGTAGGAACTAAATCCACCCATCTAGACTTGATCTATGACTACAATCAGCGGTTCGTCGTCGCCAACAAGTCCACCGGCATAACTCCCTATCCTAACTTCGGCTACATCGAATACACGACTCCGGCCGGCTTCGGGAACTACAATGGACTTCAGGGAAGCGTGTCGCGCAGGACGTCGCAAGGACTCACTCTACGAGCCGGTCTTACATACTCCCGCAGCCTCGACGATACTCCCGAAGAGTTGGAGACCAGCTCTGGAGGAGCGCCGAACGGACGAAATTTAGGTGCCTGGTGTGGGCCCAGTGATTTCAATATCCCCCTCCGGATCTCTGGCAACTTCATCTATGAGCTACCGTTCGGACACGGCAAGACGATGCTCCATCGAGGGCCCCTTGCCTGGTTGCTCGGAGACTTCCGTACCTCGGGCGTGTACACCTTCTACAGCGGAATCCCCTATCAGGTGAACGCCGGCAGCGCTCTCGCTAACTCAATCGATGCCTATGGCGCGGCGACGAATGTGCCCAACGTTATCGGCAAGCCTCATGCGGTTGGGAAGGTGGACTGCTGGTTCTATACCAGTCAAAATCAGCCTGCAGAACCGACGAACCCAACTTTACAGACAGCTATAGCCTTCCCAGTCCAGGTTCAATTGGAAATCTCGGAAGGAACACACTGCAGGGACCGCATACCAACGATTTTGACGCCGCGCTGTTGCGTGAGATCCCTATGGACCGAGCGAATCTGGCGTTTCGCTGGGAGGTCTTCAACGTGGCCAATACTCCGCTCTTCGGACAACCCAACAGCGACTTCAGCAGTGGAGTCGCCGGACAGATTACCACTCTCTCGGGCGATCAGAGAACGATGCAGTTCGCGTTACGTCTCTCGTTTTGAATAG